TGCGGGCCATCCATTCGAACGTAGAGTGGTCGTGACGGAACGAGTCGACGGTGGAGGCCCATTTGAAGACGTGGAAGTCGTAGTGAGTGAAAGCAGGGTGGCGGTGGAGCTTGGACTTGAGGAATTGGAGGAGGTGGGTGGGATTGAAGGGCGGTTTAAGATGGGCCATGAGGAAGCGGAGGAGGTGGTCGTGGTGATTGGGTTTATGGGTGTGGTGCGAAAGAGTGAGAATGGGGAGAGGGGTGAGAGAGTCCGATGGTGGTGGTAGTGGGAGAGAGGGGTCTGGGATCGGAGAGAGTGGTGGTTGTGGTGTTTTGGAAGATAGGAGAGCTTTGGGATTGCGCTTCAGAAGCTTCTTGAAACCCATTCTTCCCCGAGCCGATATATttgcagcagcagcagaagaAGAAAGGTGCCGTTCTcgtttgcctctctctctctctctcgtcaaATTCCacagaaattctatttttcttcgTCTTTTGTTCTCGCGACTGTTGCGTtgttaatggaaaaaaaatgtcTAGCATATTAggctaacaattttttttttttatctttaggaaaaaaaaaaaaaaaggctaacaATTTTTTACTCGATTTGTGCATTtgacacaaaaaaaaagaaagtataaaattataaccaaattcaaataaatcagATTAATTTGAGTTTGATCCTATTATTAACAAGGTCGTGTTGAAACTTGAATCAATCCGCAGGATCATGAGATGTCCAAGTGATCcacttaacaaaaataaaaatagaataaaaaacttctcaattcattttgttcatatatCACTAAGATCAATttgtgatttttcataaatgatTAGAAGAAacgaattgaaagatttgtatTTCTAATTGTAGGTTTGTGTTTTTAAACAAAAGAATATATGGATTGGAGAGATTTTCATTAATAGTAGTTATAAAGTTCTAATTGGATTTTGTAAAAGTAGTGAAACCCATTAAAATAAGTTTGGATGCAAAAATTCTTGAGTTaagttttttagaaaatataataaataattcttaaaatataattaaaaaaataaaagaacttatttgtgttaaaaaattacattatcaaATCAAtgtgaagaaaaattataataaagtatttaaatggtatagtttgatttaaaaaataaattttaaattttaaatattataaattaaatattattatttaagtaatgtaaattttgtatatgGGATAATTATTATTTGAGTGTCAAAGATTGCCCACTCCGACCATTGCAAATGGTTTGATCTGGACTGTTCTTGGTGGTTAGATTCCCCCCCCTCCCCAGTTACGGCGGTTGCTGTTTTTCGTTTAATTGTTAATTCTCAGAAATTGTCAATTTatctaaaaagtatttaaaaaattatttaaatgttttcaatGTTTAAAAgtcttgaaaaatttattaaaaatgtacCAGAGTTTAGACGAGATTTCTTGCCAAACATCCCTTTATTTCAAGTGCACTCTTGCGCCTCGGTCTCAACCTATAAAACCACTCAGCCTCTCTTCTTCTTGGTACCTGTAGCAATTCGGCTCATCACGATGGCTCAAAGCCTCCATACAACTTCAACACGCGACTTGAGCTCGCTCCAACCTTTAGCCTCTTTCTATAGCCAGAACAGACGAAGAATCGTCAATGCTATTCCTTCTCCATTTTCCAGTAACATTGCTTCACCTTTTTTCCTGAAGTCTTTCGTActtgtaaaattttattttcattattgttattattaacttttttcttttgatgcaGGTTTTTCACGGTTGTCCACTAGGTGTGCTGTTCGTTTCCGGCCTTGCATTGATATACACAAGGTacccaaaactaaaaaatatatttatgttacGGTCTTTGCCTGTCGATCTCCTTCTTCAACTTAACGTGTTTGACAAAAGGTCGTGGAGATACGTTTTTGCGACATTGAAGTTTTGTTAGCTCAACTTTTGGTTTATGATCAAGGTTGTCTACTACagattttttgtctcaaaaatgATTTATTCAGTGCTTTTTTGTTTGTCTAGAATATGTAGAATATGATTCTATTGAAGTTTTAGGTTGACCCGTATATGGTATTGGGTAGTATAAAGGCTATAAAGGGGAAACAAATGCTGCATGAGTGGTACATTTTGTTATTCCACGCAGCTGTGCGGTACTTTTTTTAGGGCGGACTTGAGTAATTTTCTACTAATATCATGTTTCTAATGTGGTTTCTTATCAGGGGAAAGTGAAACAGATTGTTGGGTCAACCCTTCTGGATTCTAAGGAGGATGGGTCGATTCTCGTGACCAATTTTGAATCAGATAAGTCAGCCGCTGTGTTTGCGAATTTATACAAAGAAGATGGACTTGCAGGTGGTCATGTCATCATGCTTGGAGCAGATCCTTTGAGTAAAAGTGCAGCCATCGAAGCATTGCGTGCTTATCCTGGTGAATTTGTTTGCTCTTTTCTGATATGTTGTGTTTGTGGTTACTTTCTTTTACTTGTTTCCTTAATTACgattaatttcttttaacttgaatttttggaaattataattatgGATGTActgtgtttctttcttcttcttcttcttcttctgttttgTTTGAGAAGTGGATCTACCGTATTTCACCTTATAAGAAATCTATTTATCTTAACTAATTAGAAGAATCATTGTCCTAGCTGATCAGTTTTGTTCTCAAAACTTCAATTTGCATTTTTGGAATGTGGTTTGGCATTTGCACCTCTCTAATTCCTTATGTTGAGACATTCAGCCCACGAAATTGAGCACCTGAGATTAGGTTGCGTTACCTTTAAGCTGTATaattgattttaagtttaaaactTACAGACTTTTCCTCTGCTGAACTTACTGCGAGGACTGGTAATAGGCGGTTTGCAAGTTGGAGGCGGGATCAATTCTGAAAATTCTTTGAGTTACATACAGGAAGGAGCTTGCCATGTCATTGTCACATCAGTATGCCATAAccttttctcttaatttttcttaacaTTTATACAGAAACATGAAATACTACTTCGGTGATATAATACAATttctaatctctctctttttttgataagataaGTGTTTACAATCTTTCTCAATTACCAAAATGTGAATGAATTTCCAGATAATGACCCattcttcattttcctttattgtAGATTCAGGTATGTGAGATTTGTATAATGTTAACTTGAAATGGGGGACAGCCTTACGGGCTGACCCATTGGGGCCGGTAGCACTTCTTGTACTGATTTAAGTATTGCTACCTGTCTTAGAGATGGAAAGCTGACTGCAACCATGAAGAACCCATATCTATTCCCCCTCTCtccaagccaaaaaaaaaatgatagccTTGAAAAGAAAGTGGCTGATTGTAAACCCAATTATTGTCATGTTAGGATATATGTCTATTACCTTGTATGAGTTCTCCGTGAATTTTGTCAAAGCTACCTAAAGATTATAGGACTCTATTTGCCTACTTGATTCTAGAAGCCACCTAAGTGTCAGATGTATTGGATTGTTGGTGTTGAACATGATAGAAGGAATATTTCTAAATGACCATTGAAGGGATGGTAGGGTTGAATATAAGTTCTACTTCCTTAACTCTCTTGATCATGAATTTACCTTTATCTATTTTAGGTTAGTTCTCAAATAATGAAACTGGATCACAAATAATGGTGGTTAGAGCATAATGCTTATGGGACAGAGATATTCGTATAACCACTTaacaaaaatagttttacatGGCAGTTGATTCAAAGAATTTGGGCCAATATGCATAGAAAATTTCTCTCAATTAAATGTTTAAATTGATCTCTATTATTTACCTTttggtttcaatttttttttttaatcttgatttcaTTCACAGTATGTATTCAGCAATGGACAAATGGATCTTGAAAGGCTTAAAGACCTTGTTCGTGTTGTTGGAAAGCAGAGGCTTGTCTTGGACCTTAGCTGCAGAGGGAAGGTGTTAAAACAATTTCTAGATGTTTCTTCTTTATGCGTTGGGTAACTGGGTTCGAGCTTGAGGTTTCATTGGAAAATGTCCCCAGGCAGGAATTGGTGACATCTTACAAGCTTGGGTTTGAGCCAGGTTTTGTACTGGTTTCATATATTCAGAGTTGTAGTGGTCGTTCAGACATGAGTGCTCCAGGGTTGGATGCTCTAGTGCAAGGAAGGATAAAAGAGGACAACAATTTTATAAGAAAGGGTcatggattaaaaaaaagagtcgTGGATTAGAATTAGAATCAGAGATAATATATTAGATCCTTTTTTATGAGCCCCCCTTTCGTTTTAGTATTCAGTTTCAACTATCCTCTTTTATGTGCTGACTTCGATTTGCAGGAAGGCAAATATGCAATTGTGACTGATAGATGGCAGAAGTTTACTGATGTATATCTTGATGGCAAAATACTGGAGTTTCTAGCCAGCTATGCAGACGAGTTTCTGGTCCATGGTGTTGATGTTGAAGGGAAAAAGTAAGTCTAAATTGCTATCTTAATTTAATCACAGGTTTTGCCCTATGCCTTGAGACTTTCTAGCTCCCTTAGGTTTTTAGAAGCATATGGTCAGCTTtcagattattatattatttgtaagatATCTTGACTTCTTGGGTTTTGTTTTGCCCATGGTCAGATAGACAaagagagggaagaaagagaCTTTTGAATTGAGAATATAGATTGTACAAGTATCTCTGCTGCAAGACAATTTACTCGAGACAATTTTTTGCAGGCTGGGAATTGATGATGAACTTGTGGCATTGCTTGGGAAGCAATCACCGGTGGGTAGCTGcgttcattattatttttgtcatttgtcTTTCAGATTGTCTTGCTACCTTCTCATTTCTTGGTTTGAAATTCGTAAATTGATAATGCCTGGGGCATTGGATTTTGCCAAAAGACTCCATCTAGGCAATGACCGTCATATTGGTCAAAAGTGCTGATAAGAGGTCTTTATATAGATGATGGCAGATGAAATTATATAAAGACAAAACGGTAAAAACTTATTCGGtgaaaagaatataaatacCTAGGCAATACCCAAATGGGCAGAGAAAGATTCAACTCGTGCCAGATTACCTTCATTCGAACCATTCTCTTAAGCTGTGAATATTACACGGTGTGACCCTGGTGCTTTCGCTCCGAGCCATTAGTCAATGAGCTTCTATATTTTGCCCTTTATGCATGCTATCTTAGACAACCTGTTAATACAGCATATGGTTTGGTGGTGCCAGATTCCAGTGACTTATGCTGGTGGTGTGACCGGAATGGCTGATCTCGAAAGGATTAAGGAGGCAGGGATGGGACGTGTGGATGTTACCGTGGGCAGCGCTTTGGATATATTTGGGGGCAACTTGGCTTACAAAGACGTTGTTGCTTGGCATTCCCAGCAGGAGGCTTTTACAGTTTAGTTCCTTCAGTTGTTTCGTTTGCGTATTCTTCGCTTCCGTGTTTAGCTTCTACGGTCTCATAAGCTTTGTATGCCAAGAGAATTCGGTTGTAACTGACGAGAGAGATCATCCCCTCCCCACTCACTACTCTCTGTTCCTAATCTATCAAAAATTAGTAAGTTGAAAGAGATTAGTGTAGcaagatttagaaaaaaaaaaaacaaatagaagagAGAACTGTTGggaatgtatgtatgtatgtatgtatttatatatttactcacACACTCCCTAACAAGTAAACTAGGTTATCTatcaatgaaaattttttataaaagtaaatttacaaatttggcttgacatggtaggtttgattataaacttaattttattgtaagatAGATTTAATGTATCACATCACGTAATTTcgaaacatttttcttttatgttattagatatgagtaatgatatacagtATTTTTTACAATAGATAATgtaaaatgagggtatttttgAAATGTGGTATTACTTTTATATggtattttacaataatatcattcattaagtttattttaaaacatgattgtaaaatatattgtgaaaaatattgtgtatttatcatttttcattagaTATTGCACGaacaaatattgaaaaaattatgattaaaaagaTGCATCGTACTAGTCTATAAAATTCAATCAACCCACCAAGAAAAGGGTATTGCGTTTTAAAAGAGAGTGTGCTCATGCTTATTTTCCACGAAGTAAAATTAATTtctgaaacattaaaaaaaattaatgtttgaaaaaaaaaaatggaaaacgaAGATCTGACTAAAGGGTGGCGCACTACGGCAACCCATTTTGGGTTCCGATTAGTGATAAatctttcttcttgttttttatgcttttttttcttgtatttttttaattattttaaatatttttaaaaaattataatattattaaaaatacatctttaataactaaataaataataataataataataaaataataatgtgtcCGAGACTTTCTCTGACGCAAAGCATTtcccatttattttcttctggAATTGCCGATATAATCTTAACCACGAACGCTTATCAGCGGTGACCCTCAAAATCACCTCCGTAACAGAAATTCAAACGAAAAGGCcaagaataaggaaaaaaaatgctccTCTGCTACCCTTCTTCAGTTTTTACTATACATGGAACCTCAATTTCCACTCCAAGGAATTCCAAAAGATCTCGCTCTATCATAACCAACTCCACGGCCACCGACCGGGCCACGGCTCCACCGCGGCGGAGACCTATGTCCGCCTTCGAAGCCCGAGTCTCTCTGGTCCTCGCTCTCGCTTCCCAAGCCTCCGCTCTCTCCCAGAGACGTACATGTTCACTATCAATCACCATTTTTAAGAGCCTTGCTTCTTAAGTTGTTGAAAGCAATCTCTGCCCCTGTTTGTTTCaataatttttggagttttcgTGCAGTCGTAGTCGATACGGCGACCGAAGCTGTGAAATACGTGTTCCCGAAAAGGTTCGAGAGTCGGAATCTCGAGGAGGCTCTAATGGCAGGTGGTccttttcgtttatttttatttttcttgatcggTCTTTTATTGAATTGGGCGTTCTTGGTTTTGTGTTAGTCCCGGACCTAGAGACGGTGAACTTCACTGTTTTGAGCAGGACAGAACAGTACGAGATAAGGGAAGTTGAGGTATGCAGTCACTTTAACGTTTTTCTTCACTCTGCCTTTTAGTCCTGTGACTATTGTGATTCTGTTTTTGGGAATGTGATTCCATATGTATATACTTTGTTATAGCttgtaaaaatatgaaaaatgttaaaaagtCATTCATGCCGAAAAATCTCTTCATGCTTGTAtttatatctaaactcataGAGCTGTGATTGCGCAAACAGCCTTATTTTATAGCGGAGACAACAATGCCTGGGAAGACTGGATTTGACTTCAATGGAGCGTCTCGATCATTCAACGTATTGGCCGAGTACCTGTTTGGTAAGGTACTCTGAGGTTCTGTaataaattgttataatatCTCACTATGATACCTATTTGTAATGatatctttattattttctgctTATCCTAGTTTTTGTGCTGTTTTTAGAATACGACCAAGGAGAAAATGGAGATGACTACACCTGTTTTAACGCGAAAGGACCAATCTGTTGGGGAGAAAATGGAGATGACAACTCCAGTGATAACAAAGAGGGTATGATGTTTTATATGCATCATATGTCAATAGTTATTTAGTTCGCAGGTTATGGAATTTTTACTTGTTCTTGTGTGTTTTAAATTCATTTGTGGTGCCTATTGTGCCTTTTTGAACAAAGTCAATGTTATCACGTGCTCCTAGGTCTTGAGCTGTCTAAGATGTTTATATTTCAGTTTGGCATTATTGCAGACCCGCTGAATATTGTAGTCTATTGGCATAAATTCGTTTTCTTTTGTTGCTTATGACATTACTACTTTCATATTTCTAACATTATTCTTGAGTGCTTACAATCTATTTACTTCTTTTGGTTGATTATAATTATAGGAATTTCCCAGTTCCACATATTACTGAGAAATTATATTGTTTGGTCTTTTTTAGCCATGAAGTTCTCTTTGATTTGTCTAAGAGCAGTTGTACTGTACAAAAAGCTCAATTGTtagaagactttttttttaattgttgcatctggtatgttttctttttctttttctttttatcatgaTCTGATACTCTTGCTAATGTATTAGCTGGAAGATCAAGATAAGTGGCAGATGTCTTTTGTCATGCCCTCAAAGTATGGTGCCAACTTGCCAGTGCCTAAAGATCCATCCGTGAGGGTCGAAGAAGTTCCAAGGAAAATTATTGCAGTTCTTGCCTTTTCAGGTCTGTCCTTCCCTTAATCTGACAGCCCTGAGCTCATTGGATGCAGAAACTGACATATGGGTTATGAATCTTGTAATTTCACATTCATTCTTAGTTGTTGAACAAATGGTATTTGGCACTAAGGCTGTCCCAAGTGTTAAGAACATGGAATCGGGCTTGGAGTATGTTGTTACGAACATGTGATTGTATGTATGAGTTCTGTGCATTTGGAGGTATTTATTTGTCATATGATCATAATTAAAGTAGTTCTTGTTTGGTTTGTGTGCTAATATGGTGTTAATTGGCAATGAATCAGACTTCTGCCACAATAACCAACAGAGAGTATCACGTTATCCAGTCAAGTGTCGTGGTCTTCAACTGTGGATGTGGCATGCTTATAAtaccctttctttttttgtttcaaataggCTTTGTGACCGATGAAGAAGTTAAACGGAGGGAGTCAAAGTTAAGAGAAGCTCTGAAAAGTGATAGACAGTTTCAAATAAAAGAGGGTGCTTCAGTGGAAATTGCACAGGTGAGATCCCTATGATCAATTCCTTCGTACTTTGTAGTATGAGAGCCTCTTTCACACGTCAGTGACTTTTTGTACTTATCATTGTTGCAGTATAATCCACCATTTACGCTTCCATTTCAACGCCGCAACGAGATTGCACTGGAAgtagaaaggaaagaaaattagCAATAGAGCAATTGTAGAATCTTGATGTATACTGAATTTACACCCTTTATGTAAAGTAAACAAAATCAACATGCATTCAGGTCCCATAATGTAACATCATACATGGTTGAATTGATACTTCTGATTTGTATATCTATTGACATATCCTTCTCAGTATCCAAGTTTTAACATGAGATAGGTAATTTAAGAGTTCCTTAGATGCTGGATTTCAGTGATGGTTAACGTGTTTGAATTTGGCACTACTGAACTGTTGTTACATTGTTCCTTGATGTTGTTGTAAAATATCTGTGCTGTCAAATTCCTAGTATCAAATATAGGTTATTTGAGTTATTATACATTGTAATTGAATCAGGACTAAGTCCGATTCAAAATCGATTTGGAAAAGTGCAAAAGTTTGTGAGACAGACTCGAGCAAAATTTGTGAAATGCAGGCTAGCCATTGGCTTGAGTAAACATGGCAAATTTAAAGTTTTAATAGCATTTTGAGTCCTAATCTAAAATGTTTTTAGTCACCATATTAACACTATAATTCCCTTTGTTTAAGTTGATGGAGAATATTTGT
This genomic interval from Juglans regia cultivar Chandler chromosome 3, Walnut 2.0, whole genome shotgun sequence contains the following:
- the LOC108985719 gene encoding 1-(5-phosphoribosyl)-5-[(5-phosphoribosylamino)methylideneamino] imidazole-4-carboxamide isomerase, chloroplastic-like, with product MAQSLHTTSTRDLSSLQPLASFYSQNRRRIVNAIPSPFSSFSRLSTRCAVRFRPCIDIHKGKVKQIVGSTLLDSKEDGSILVTNFESDKSAAVFANLYKEDGLAGGHVIMLGADPLSKSAAIEALRAYPGGLQVGGGINSENSLSYIQEGACHVIVTSYVFSNGQMDLERLKDLVRVVGKQRLVLDLSCRGKEGKYAIVTDRWQKFTDVYLDGKILEFLASYADEFLVHGVDVEGKKLGIDDELVALLGKQSPIPVTYAGGVTGMADLERIKEAGMGRVDVTVGSALDIFGGNLAYKDVVAWHSQQEAFTV
- the LOC108985720 gene encoding heme-binding-like protein At3g10130, chloroplastic isoform X2, whose protein sequence is MLLCYPSSVFTIHGTSISTPRNSKRSRSIITNSTATDRATAPPRRRPMSAFEARVSLVLALASQASALSQRLVVDTATEAVKYVFPKRFESRNLEEALMAVPDLETVNFTVLSRTEQYEIREVEPYFIAETTMPGKTGFDFNGASRSFNVLAEYLFGKNTTKEKMEMTTPVLTRKDQSVGEKMEMTTPVITKRLEDQDKWQMSFVMPSKYGANLPVPKDPSVRVEEVPRKIIAVLAFSGFVTDEEVKRRESKLREALKSDRQFQIKEGASVEIAQYNPPFTLPFQRRNEIALEVERKEN
- the LOC108985720 gene encoding heme-binding-like protein At3g10130, chloroplastic isoform X1 — encoded protein: MLLCYPSSVFTIHGTSISTPRNSKRSRSIITNSTATDRATAPPRRRPMSAFEARVSLVLALASQASALSQRRTFVVDTATEAVKYVFPKRFESRNLEEALMAVPDLETVNFTVLSRTEQYEIREVEPYFIAETTMPGKTGFDFNGASRSFNVLAEYLFGKNTTKEKMEMTTPVLTRKDQSVGEKMEMTTPVITKRLEDQDKWQMSFVMPSKYGANLPVPKDPSVRVEEVPRKIIAVLAFSGFVTDEEVKRRESKLREALKSDRQFQIKEGASVEIAQYNPPFTLPFQRRNEIALEVERKEN